In the genome of Nocardia sp. NBC_00416, one region contains:
- a CDS encoding type VII secretion target: MSDLSVVPDEIRRFGDMHGACAAEICAAAGVDQAAIVAAAVPVFGLIGQDFLAAFVAAQANNLGSVAELGAVHAGTARTAYDSAGLYEATELDSASATASAVRS, translated from the coding sequence ATGAGCGATCTTTCCGTTGTTCCCGACGAGATTCGGCGCTTCGGCGATATGCACGGCGCCTGCGCCGCCGAAATCTGCGCCGCAGCCGGGGTGGACCAGGCCGCGATCGTCGCGGCGGCCGTTCCCGTTTTCGGGTTGATCGGACAGGACTTCCTGGCTGCTTTCGTCGCGGCGCAGGCCAACAATCTCGGATCGGTCGCCGAACTGGGCGCAGTCCACGCGGGGACCGCCCGCACGGCCTATGACAGTGCGGGTCTGTACGAAGCGACGGAACTGGATTCGGCCTCGGCGACGGCATCCGCGGTGCGGTCGTGA